The genomic segment GGGGGCGCGCTCACCGGTCGGGCGAAATTCCGCGCTTGCGCCGTTTGCGCCGCCCGCTCCATGTGCCAGAGTTGAGGCAGCGGGCGCGGCAGCACCGGTCGGCCGGGCGGGTCAGCCGGGGGGACCGGGCAATTTCACTTGATTCGCTGCCCGCCGCTCCCGCCGCGGTCGATGACTCCGGCAACGGCGCGACCTCAGGGCGCGGTCGAACCGGTCCAATCTCCCCCAACTCAACAGGAGTTCTGCATCATGGCAAAGGCGAAGAAGGCGGTCGCGGCGAAGCCGGCGACCAAGAAGGTCGCCGCGAAGCCGGCCGCCAAGAAGGTCGCGGCGAAGCCGGCCGCCAAGAAGGTCGCGGCGAAGCCGGTCGCCACGAAATCGGTCGCCACAAAGTCGGTCGCGAAGCCGGCCGCCAAGAAGGTCGCCGCGAAGCCGGTCGCGGCGAAGCCGACCACCAAGAAGGCCGCTCCGGCTGCGAGCAAGGTCACGAAGAAGCCGGCCACCAAGAAGAAGCCGGTCGCCAAGGCCCCGGCGGCTCCGGCTCCGGAACCCGCCGCCGCTCCGGCACCGGCTCCGGAACCCGCTCCGGCCGCCCCCGAAGCCCCGCCGGCCGCTCCGCCCGCGTAACTTCCCGCGCGCCGGTCCGGCTGGTCCGATCGAGGGTGGGGCTCCGGCCCGCCCTCGCTTCGTTTAATGGCTGCGACGGGAAATACAACGAGCGGGGTTCGCCCGCAAGGGGAACCCTATTTCTTCTTCAACTCCGCTCGCAGGGCGTCGATCGTTCCGGCCGCCGGGGCGGGCGGCAGGTCCCAGACCATGACGTGCCCGGTGTCGGTGCCGGCCGCGACGCGATCGCCGTCCCGTGTGGCCGCGACGTACGTGACCGGGCCGGGGTGCCGGAGCGGGGCGCCCAGCGGCAGGCCGGTGGCCGCGTCCCAGAACCGGGCCGTGCCGTCGCGGCTGCCCGTCAGCAGCACCGTGCCCCGCGCCGCCACATCCACCCCCGTCACCGCACGCGTGTGAGGCATCGGCCGGGCCGCGGTCGGCGCGCCGGTGGTCGCGTCGAGCAGCTCGGCCACGTTGTCCCGCCGGGCGACGAACACGTTCTTTCCGTCCGGCATGTATCGGGCGTCGAGCAGCCCGTCCCCGACCCGCCACTCGCGGAGCGGTTTCAGCGTCACGGCGTCCAGAACCACCACCCGGTCCCCGAACGACACCAGCACTTCCCTTCCGTCGGGGCGCACGGACATCGTGTTCAGCACGACGCCCTCACGGACCCCCTCGATCGGCCCGCTCAGTTTGGGCGGCTCGAACGCGGCCGGATCGAACCGGCCGACCTGGGTCGCACCCATGGCGTACACGCCGGCGCTGCGGCACTCGATGCGATGAACCCGGCCCAACGTGTCCGACAGGCGGACGATGTTTGTCCGCCGAAAGTCGGGCGCCGCGAGCCACTCGACCCCGGCGCGGGTGCCCGCGAACACCCGCGCCCGCACCGGGTCGTACCGAACGACCAGCGGGGAGCGGCCGACCTTCGGTACGTATTGCAGCCGCGCGCCGGTGCGCGGATCGAACAGTTCGTACGAGCCGGAGTCGTCGGCCGCCACCAACCGGTCGCCGGTCGGTGAGAAGTCGAGCCCGCGAACGCGGAGCCCGCGGCCGGCGGAAAGGAGCGCGCCGGGCACCTCCCGCGCGCCGGACAGGTAGACGGCGGTGCCGGCGGGGACGGCGAACTCGTCCGAGTCGGGGCGGAACCGCGGTCGCGTCACCTCGCCGGGCAGGCGCAACGGGACGCCGACCGCCTGCCCGGTGTCGAGGCGCCAGAGCCGGGCGTTACCGTCGCCGTCGGTGGCGACCAGGAGGGGCCGGTTCGGCGCGAACGCCACACCGTTACCGTAAGCGCCGGCGAGGGACAGCTCCAACACCACGGCGCCGGTGGTCAGGTCGATCACCCACACCGTGCCGTCGGTGCCCGTGGCGGCCAGTCGCTTGCCGTCCGGCGAAACGACGACGTCCGTGATCCACCCGCGGAGCGCCCACGACCGCACCAGGGCCACCTTCGCGCCCCAGCCCCGGAACGGCCACGTGTGGGCAACGGCGGCCGTTTCCGTGTCCCACTCGCGGACCCGCGCGGCGCGGTCGCCGGTGTACACCCGCTTGCCGTCCCGCGAGACGGCCAGAGTCTGAACCGTGTCCCCATCAAATTTCGAGTTCGGCGCGAGCGCCGTTACCGTCGGGGCCGGTCCGGCCGCCAGGTCCCACCGCTTCAGGCCGTTCGCGCCGTCGTTCGACCACAGTACGGTGTCCGAGCTGAACCCCACCGCCCAGGCGTCTTCGTTCGACACGCGGAACGAGCGCCTCGGGACGGGCGAGCCGACGTCCCACAGGGTTACGAGCCCGTCCGAGGCGCCGGCCGCGAGCGTCCGGCCGTCCGGGCTGACCGCCACGGTCCAATAGGTGACACCAAGGGACCGGCCCAGGACGTCGATCAACCGCGAGTCCGATCGGTACGGCACCCGCTCGCCGGTGGCCGTGTTCCACAGACACAGGTCGCCGCTCCGGCCGGCGGCGACCAACCTGCCATCTGGGAGAAACGCGACGGCCCGCGGTTGGTCGGCGTGGGGAAAGGCGCGGGGCGCGGGCGGCAGTTCGTGCGGCCACGCCGCGAGGTTCACGCGGGCCACGCGGGCGAGATCGGCCTGACCGGTCTCTTCGGCGAGTTCGGCCGTGCGGAGGAACTGGGCCAGCCCGTCCCGCACGCGCCCCTCTTCACACGACCGGACCGCCCGGTCGAACTCGAGCCGCGCCTTTTGGCGCTGCACCTCGCGGAGCGATTCCGCCGCCCGTTTCGTCTCCCCGTCGGCCCGCTCCTGGGCGCGCAGCGCCTCGGTTTTGGCGTCCCGTTCGTCCCGTGCCGTTCGTTCCGCCTTCACCCAGAGGCTCGCGACCGTGACGAACGCCGCGACCAGTACAACGCCGAGGGCGGCGATCAGCCCGGCAACGACCGGGTTGCGCTTGGCCCAGAGCCACGCGCGTTCCCGGTTGGTCACCGGCCGCGCGAGGGTGGGCCGGTCGTCGAGGAACAGGCGCAGGTCGTCGGCCAGCGCTTCGGCGCTGGCGTACCGGCGGCCCGGGTCCTTCTCCAGACACTTCATGGTGACCGCGGCGAGGTCGCGGGGCACCTCCGGGCGCAGCGCCCGGACGTCCGGCGGGCGCTCGCTCACCACCTTCAACAGCACGCTGATCGGCTCGGCCCCGGTGAACGGCGGCCGGCCGGCGAGGCACTCGTACAGGATCGCGCCCAGCGCGTAGACGTCCGCCGCCGGGCCGAGGTCCTTTCCCCCGGCGGCCTGCTCCGGGGCCATGTACTGCGGGGTGCCCACCACCTGCCCGCTCTGCGTGAGATCCGCCCCCGCGTCGCGGGTGAACTTCGCGAGCCCGAAGTCCAGCACCTTTGGGAGCGCGGAACCCGGGGCGCGGGGCGCGGAACGAGGAACGGGGCCGGCCCTCGGATTCGGTTCCGCGCTCGCCGTTCCGGGTTCCGCGCTGAACAGAATGTTCCCCGGCTTCAGGTCGCGGTGGATGACGCCCCGGAGGTGTGCGGCGTGGACGGCGCGGGCCAGTCCCTCGATCAGCTCCGCGGCGGCGCGGGGGGCGGGCCACCGCGGGCCGGGCGCGGTGTTGCGTTCGCGCAGTTTGCGGCCGAGCGACCCGCCCTCCAGCAGTTCCATTGCCAGATAGGGGATCGGCACCCCGCTCGGCCCCTGGTAGGTGCCCACCTCGAACACCTGCACCACCTGCGGGTGCTGGATGCGGGCCAGCACCTCGGCCTCGATCATGAACCGCTGCACGACGCGCGGGTCGGCGGCGGTGCCGGCGAGGATCATCTTCAGCGCGACCAGCCGGTTCAGCCGCCGGTGCCGGGCCCTGTACACCACGCCCATGCCGCCCCGCCCGATCTCGGCGGCCACGTCGAACCCCGGCACGGTCGGCAGCTCGGCGTGCGCGAGCGCCGCGAGCGGGTTCCGGGCGCCCAGAATCTGCGTGTCCGCGTCCGGGGACGCGGTGGCGCCGGACCGCGAATCGGGTAGCGCGCTCGGTTGGAGTTCCTTGTACCGGGCGACGGCGCCGCTCGTCTGCTCGGTCAGGCGGTCCAGCCGCGCCTGGCACCGCGGGCACCCGTCCACGTGCCCGGACACGGGCTCCAGCCGCTCGGTCGGGAGCGACTCGTTGAGGAACCCGGCCAGTTCGGTATCGTCGGGGCAGTCGGGCATCGGGGCTTTTCGGATTGCAGACTTGTGGGTGCGGGTCGGGGGGCGGCGGATCTTCCGGGGGTGAGAGCCGCGTCAGGGGTCATTCCGTTGACCCGGCGCCCTCGATCGCCCGGATCTCTTCCTGTACCACCTTCTGGAGCCGGTGCTTGGCGAGGTACACCTGCGACACGCGGACGCCGAGCTGGTCGGCCGCCGCCTGCGGGCTGACGCCCTCGAGCGCGACCAGTTTGAACGCCTGCCAGGTGGTGTCCGCCACCCGCGCCTTCGCCCGCACCAGCGCCACTTCCAGAAGCTCCTTGTCGAAGGTCGCCTCCACGCGGGCCGTGAGGTCCTCGCGGGCCTCGATCGACTGGAGCTGGTCGAGGACGCTGGTGTCGCCGCTGCCGCGGGTGCGGCGCCCGGCCTCGGTCACGAAGTCGTGCCACGCGTGGTGGGTGAGCGTTTTGAGCCACCCGCGGAAGCTCTTGTTCGGGTCGTACTGGAACTGCGGCAGCTTGGCCGTCAGCCGCAGGAGCACGTTCTGGGCCACGTCCTGCGCGTCGGCGTCCTGCAACCCCCAGTGCATCAGCCACACGCGAAT from the Frigoriglobus tundricola genome contains:
- a CDS encoding WD40 repeat domain-containing serine/threonine protein kinase produces the protein MPDCPDDTELAGFLNESLPTERLEPVSGHVDGCPRCQARLDRLTEQTSGAVARYKELQPSALPDSRSGATASPDADTQILGARNPLAALAHAELPTVPGFDVAAEIGRGGMGVVYRARHRRLNRLVALKMILAGTAADPRVVQRFMIEAEVLARIQHPQVVQVFEVGTYQGPSGVPIPYLAMELLEGGSLGRKLRERNTAPGPRWPAPRAAAELIEGLARAVHAAHLRGVIHRDLKPGNILFSAEPGTASAEPNPRAGPVPRSAPRAPGSALPKVLDFGLAKFTRDAGADLTQSGQVVGTPQYMAPEQAAGGKDLGPAADVYALGAILYECLAGRPPFTGAEPISVLLKVVSERPPDVRALRPEVPRDLAAVTMKCLEKDPGRRYASAEALADDLRLFLDDRPTLARPVTNRERAWLWAKRNPVVAGLIAALGVVLVAAFVTVASLWVKAERTARDERDAKTEALRAQERADGETKRAAESLREVQRQKARLEFDRAVRSCEEGRVRDGLAQFLRTAELAEETGQADLARVARVNLAAWPHELPPAPRAFPHADQPRAVAFLPDGRLVAAGRSGDLCLWNTATGERVPYRSDSRLIDVLGRSLGVTYWTVAVSPDGRTLAAGASDGLVTLWDVGSPVPRRSFRVSNEDAWAVGFSSDTVLWSNDGANGLKRWDLAAGPAPTVTALAPNSKFDGDTVQTLAVSRDGKRVYTGDRAARVREWDTETAAVAHTWPFRGWGAKVALVRSWALRGWITDVVVSPDGKRLAATGTDGTVWVIDLTTGAVVLELSLAGAYGNGVAFAPNRPLLVATDGDGNARLWRLDTGQAVGVPLRLPGEVTRPRFRPDSDEFAVPAGTAVYLSGAREVPGALLSAGRGLRVRGLDFSPTGDRLVAADDSGSYELFDPRTGARLQYVPKVGRSPLVVRYDPVRARVFAGTRAGVEWLAAPDFRRTNIVRLSDTLGRVHRIECRSAGVYAMGATQVGRFDPAAFEPPKLSGPIEGVREGVVLNTMSVRPDGREVLVSFGDRVVVLDAVTLKPLREWRVGDGLLDARYMPDGKNVFVARRDNVAELLDATTGAPTAARPMPHTRAVTGVDVAARGTVLLTGSRDGTARFWDAATGLPLGAPLRHPGPVTYVAATRDGDRVAAGTDTGHVMVWDLPPAPAAGTIDALRAELKKK
- a CDS encoding RNA polymerase sigma factor, translated to MGADSADTTRVTLLHRLNQDPNDQLSWAEFVRVYGPTIRVWLMHWGLQDADAQDVAQNVLLRLTAKLPQFQYDPNKSFRGWLKTLTHHAWHDFVTEAGRRTRGSGDTSVLDQLQSIEAREDLTARVEATFDKELLEVALVRAKARVADTTWQAFKLVALEGVSPQAAADQLGVRVSQVYLAKHRLQKVVQEEIRAIEGAGSTE